From Draconibacterium halophilum, one genomic window encodes:
- a CDS encoding c-type cytochrome produces the protein MRKNNFVWLMFAAFCLSLLNFSCTNSTKPSAGETDPPALSADELVVRGEYLVTIMGCNDCHSPKRMGPNGPELIPELLLSGYPGDRPILDFDSTLTNNGFAVFYPDLTGSAGPWGMSFAANLTPDATGIGTWTEEQFKKALKEGKYKGLDGTRMLLPPMPVLNFRDIKDEDVKAIFAYLKSLKPVHNVVPAAIPPGNM, from the coding sequence ATGAGAAAGAACAATTTTGTTTGGCTGATGTTTGCAGCTTTTTGCTTAAGCCTGTTGAACTTTTCGTGCACGAACAGTACAAAACCATCAGCAGGAGAGACTGATCCACCTGCACTTTCGGCAGACGAACTGGTGGTTCGTGGTGAGTACCTGGTAACAATTATGGGATGTAACGATTGCCATTCTCCAAAACGAATGGGGCCCAATGGCCCTGAACTAATTCCTGAGTTACTTTTATCGGGCTACCCCGGCGATCGTCCAATACTTGATTTTGATTCTACGCTTACAAATAATGGATTTGCGGTGTTTTATCCCGATCTTACCGGCAGTGCAGGTCCCTGGGGAATGTCGTTTGCTGCCAACCTTACACCCGATGCAACAGGTATTGGCACCTGGACCGAAGAACAATTTAAAAAGGCTTTAAAAGAAGGTAAGTATAAAGGATTGGACGGTACACGAATGTTATTGCCTCCCATGCCTGTTTTGAATTTCAGAGACATAAAAGACGAGGATGTAAAAGCAATCTTTGCTTACTTAAAAAGTTTAAAGCCGGTTCATAATGTTGTTCCGGCTGCTATTCCTCCGGGTAATATGTAA
- a CDS encoding acetate--CoA ligase family protein — translation MINEKLLRPNSIVVVGASNNIAKPGGKIIKNLLDHNFTGDLFAINPNESKIQGIPSFPDVAELPEVDLGILAIPAKFCLQTVTDLAEQNNTKAFIIISAGFGETSDAGKELEQQIVKVVEEHDACLIGPNCIGVMTPWHASVFTTPIPELTHEGCDFISGSGATAVFIMESGIPKGLRFANVFSVGNSAQVGVEDVLAYLDEHYEDGVSPRVKLLYIENINNPDKLLHHATSLIRKGCKIAAIKAGSSSAGSRAASSHTGALTSSDAAVEALFRKAGIVRCYGREELTTVASVFMCKGLHGEKLAIVTHAGGPGVMLTDALEDGGLKIPEIADSEAKKLLLQKLFPGSSVENPIDFLATGTAEQLGHIIDACENDFDIDGMAVIYGSPGLFPIGDVYEVLSEKMKVCKKPIYPILPSIINVKDDVAHFLSRGNVNFPDEVLLGRALTKVMNTSKPVAETEEADGVDTEALKAVIAATENGYQPPEVIHKLFDLAGIPRVKEMVAKSESEAVLAAMNLGFPVVMKVVGPVHKTEVGGVILNVRSVTQVRKEFHHLFEIEGTEGVLIAQMASGSELFLGATYEETFGHVVLCGMGGIYVEVMKDVASGLAPLTHDEARSMVNSLKSYKILKGFRKQEGVNIDKYVDIIVRLSWLLRNATEIKEIDINPLLGNEQEILAVDARIRIER, via the coding sequence ATGATAAACGAAAAATTGCTCAGGCCCAACAGTATTGTAGTTGTTGGGGCATCAAACAATATTGCCAAACCCGGTGGGAAAATCATAAAAAACCTGCTGGATCATAATTTTACCGGCGATCTTTTTGCCATTAATCCCAACGAATCAAAAATTCAGGGGATTCCCTCATTTCCCGATGTAGCGGAATTACCCGAAGTTGATCTGGGGATTTTGGCCATTCCTGCAAAATTTTGTTTGCAAACCGTTACCGATCTGGCAGAACAAAACAACACCAAAGCTTTTATTATTATTTCGGCTGGTTTTGGCGAAACCAGTGATGCCGGAAAAGAGCTTGAACAACAAATTGTAAAAGTGGTTGAGGAGCACGACGCTTGTTTAATCGGCCCAAACTGTATTGGAGTGATGACGCCGTGGCATGCCAGCGTATTTACAACACCAATTCCTGAATTAACTCACGAAGGTTGCGATTTTATTTCCGGATCGGGGGCAACTGCGGTTTTTATCATGGAATCGGGTATCCCGAAAGGATTGCGTTTTGCCAATGTATTTTCTGTGGGTAACAGTGCTCAGGTTGGTGTTGAAGACGTTCTGGCCTATTTGGACGAACATTATGAAGATGGCGTTAGTCCGCGCGTAAAACTGCTTTATATCGAGAATATTAACAATCCGGATAAGTTATTACATCATGCTACTTCATTAATCCGAAAAGGATGCAAAATTGCCGCCATTAAAGCTGGAAGTTCATCAGCCGGAAGCCGTGCTGCTTCGTCGCACACCGGGGCACTCACCAGTTCCGATGCGGCGGTGGAAGCTTTATTCCGAAAAGCCGGAATTGTGCGTTGCTATGGTCGAGAGGAGCTGACTACTGTTGCCAGCGTATTTATGTGCAAGGGACTACATGGCGAAAAACTAGCAATTGTTACGCATGCTGGTGGTCCGGGAGTGATGCTTACCGATGCCCTTGAAGATGGTGGATTAAAAATACCCGAAATTGCCGATTCTGAAGCGAAGAAGTTGTTACTGCAAAAGTTATTTCCGGGATCATCAGTTGAAAATCCTATCGATTTTCTGGCAACAGGTACCGCAGAACAACTGGGACATATTATCGATGCCTGCGAAAATGATTTTGATATTGACGGTATGGCTGTAATATACGGAAGCCCGGGATTATTTCCAATTGGCGATGTGTACGAAGTGCTTTCCGAAAAAATGAAAGTCTGTAAAAAACCCATTTACCCTATTTTGCCATCGATTATAAATGTGAAAGATGATGTTGCCCACTTTTTATCGCGTGGGAATGTGAACTTCCCTGATGAAGTGCTGCTCGGGCGTGCATTAACAAAAGTAATGAATACATCAAAGCCTGTTGCTGAAACGGAAGAAGCTGACGGGGTTGATACGGAGGCTCTTAAAGCGGTTATTGCAGCTACAGAAAATGGTTATCAGCCGCCCGAAGTGATTCATAAATTATTTGATTTAGCGGGAATTCCACGAGTAAAAGAAATGGTAGCCAAATCCGAATCTGAAGCAGTGTTGGCAGCTATGAATCTTGGTTTTCCGGTAGTAATGAAAGTGGTTGGACCGGTGCATAAGACAGAAGTTGGTGGGGTAATTCTGAATGTTAGAAGTGTGACCCAGGTGCGTAAAGAATTTCATCACCTGTTTGAAATTGAAGGAACAGAAGGAGTACTTATCGCACAAATGGCATCGGGTAGCGAGCTGTTTTTGGGTGCTACCTATGAAGAAACATTTGGGCACGTTGTGTTGTGCGGAATGGGCGGAATTTATGTGGAAGTGATGAAGGATGTGGCCTCTGGACTGGCGCCACTAACACATGATGAAGCACGGTCGATGGTTAACAGTCTGAAATCGTACAAAATACTGAAAGGATTCCGCAAGCAGGAAGGAGTAAATATCGATAAGTATGTGGATATTATTGTGCGCTTGTCGTGGTTGCTGCGTAATGCCACCGAGATTAAAGAGATTGATATTAATCCGCTACTGGGTAACGAACAGGAGATTCTGGCGGTGGATGCACGCATTCGAATTGAACGGTAA
- a CDS encoding helix-turn-helix domain-containing protein — translation MLRTSALIILLIIIKASLNLNGNTNNKQQQIIPTDKNGLTIYFANCLEHQKRNTEIGKKNIQWLITNRTKYFNTDNVFSKTTFYCEMSSNNNAIEKHDLTNLYLDSALQILPAKLFPELNFKILEYGEQMARRNRTYAVQISYLKRMYNSGLLPKTSKKLADILLDIAEYSWNMHKYDQSTEYCKKVLPVIQAQSYWEGKIRALLLMYHNSHFSTNDTTWHSYLDQALKIAEQSGDSTQLSKVYYTIGYSHYRENEHIKAIDYYKKSRSFERIKGSPAELTTAIMQKLSYSIADSVEAVNKTSAYIIEQGKKNNLYNVLGNAYRSRAWYFAKIGQKDSASNYLKKAFDHRQSFNDKKDASPGFYYYLYEVAMLIPDFELALKYLNLSAAQTRQISMKTNAKELGAARADLDYLLQRERIDRLTLENNLEHEKTKKQKVIIFAVLSISFLGLVFLFIVRRNHKKLNSTYYELVKKNKELDKVNQQLRKAEYNSKQNGNNHSNGKSIKDEDVLYRNLKILFEEDKIYKDPHLSIRKLADHLGTNTTYLSMVINHRFEESFKTILNKYRVNEARLILETKQYANLTIEGIAEKVGYHSRSTFYNAFKEITGLTPTQYLNNIVN, via the coding sequence ATGCTGAGAACCTCTGCCTTAATAATTCTGCTGATTATTATTAAAGCCTCCCTGAACTTAAACGGGAACACAAATAATAAGCAACAGCAGATTATTCCAACCGATAAAAACGGTCTCACAATATACTTCGCTAATTGTTTAGAGCACCAGAAAAGAAATACTGAAATCGGGAAGAAAAATATTCAGTGGTTAATTACTAACAGAACAAAATATTTCAACACCGACAATGTTTTCTCTAAAACCACTTTTTACTGTGAAATGTCCAGCAACAATAACGCGATTGAGAAACATGACCTAACTAACTTATACCTTGATTCCGCTTTGCAGATTTTACCCGCTAAGCTTTTCCCTGAGCTAAATTTCAAAATATTAGAGTACGGTGAGCAAATGGCAAGGCGTAACCGTACTTATGCAGTGCAAATTAGCTATCTGAAACGCATGTATAATTCAGGATTACTACCAAAGACATCCAAAAAGCTGGCAGACATTTTACTGGATATTGCTGAGTATTCGTGGAACATGCATAAGTACGACCAATCAACGGAATACTGTAAAAAGGTTCTTCCTGTTATCCAGGCTCAATCTTATTGGGAAGGTAAAATACGTGCCTTGCTACTTATGTATCATAATTCACATTTCAGCACCAACGACACAACATGGCACAGTTATCTTGATCAAGCCCTTAAAATTGCAGAACAGTCAGGAGATTCTACTCAACTAAGTAAAGTCTATTACACTATTGGTTATTCCCATTATCGCGAAAACGAGCATATTAAAGCAATCGACTATTACAAAAAGTCACGATCATTTGAAAGGATAAAAGGGAGTCCGGCAGAGTTAACTACTGCCATTATGCAAAAACTAAGCTATTCGATAGCAGACAGTGTGGAAGCTGTAAACAAAACTTCAGCATATATTATTGAACAAGGCAAAAAAAACAATTTATACAATGTTTTGGGTAATGCCTACCGGAGCAGAGCGTGGTATTTTGCCAAAATCGGCCAAAAAGATTCGGCTAGTAATTATTTAAAGAAAGCCTTTGATCATCGTCAATCGTTTAACGATAAAAAAGATGCATCGCCAGGTTTTTACTATTATTTGTATGAAGTCGCGATGCTGATCCCTGACTTTGAGCTGGCCTTAAAATATCTCAATCTTTCGGCTGCTCAAACCAGGCAAATTAGCATGAAAACCAATGCTAAGGAGCTGGGAGCTGCACGTGCTGACCTTGATTATCTATTGCAACGCGAACGTATTGATCGACTTACATTAGAGAATAATTTAGAACACGAGAAAACAAAAAAACAAAAAGTTATAATTTTTGCTGTATTAAGTATATCGTTTTTAGGATTAGTTTTTCTGTTCATTGTTCGTAGAAATCACAAAAAACTAAACTCCACATACTACGAATTGGTGAAAAAGAACAAAGAACTGGACAAAGTCAATCAGCAACTCAGAAAAGCAGAATACAACTCTAAACAGAACGGGAACAATCACTCAAACGGGAAATCGATAAAAGATGAAGATGTGCTATACAGGAATTTAAAAATACTTTTTGAGGAGGATAAAATATACAAAGATCCGCACCTTTCTATCCGAAAACTTGCAGATCATCTTGGTACCAATACAACTTATCTCTCAATGGTAATAAATCATCGCTTTGAAGAATCTTTTAAAACTATACTTAATAAATATCGGGTAAACGAGGCACGATTAATTCTTGAAACCAAACAATATGCCAACTTAACGATTGAAGGTATTGCTGAAAAAGTGGGTTACCATTCGCGCTCTACGTTTTACAACGCGTTTAAAGAAATTACCGGTCTAACTCCAACTCAGTACCTTAATAATATTGTAAATTAG
- a CDS encoding S46 family peptidase, with protein MMKKSLLLLLLGLSLFQLSAKEGMWIPILLEKYNLAEMQEMGFKLTAEDIYDVNQSSMKDAVVIFGGGCTGELISDEGLLITNHHCGYRQIQSHSTVEHDYLTNGFWAMSRDEELPNERLTVSFLEYMEDVTDKVMDGTENIEGEEKDKKIKENTGRIIKEAKKEGKYTASVKPLFYGNQYFLYVYKVYKDVRLVGAPPSAIGKFGGDTDNWMWPRHTGDFSLFRIYADENNEPAEYSPDNVPFKPKKSFPVSMKGIQPGDFTMVFGNPGSTMQYWPHQAVDITMNQRDPDRIMLRDKKLDIIGNDMKSDPKIRIQYAAKYQSISNAWKKWQGEIKGLKRLDAINKKLAYEEEFKKWAQQNNTWDNKYKEVFVAFDELYSDYAHYIKAYDYYREIVLRGVEVFGQARTLNSIINNIENGQTERAESMRSAMLKRLSGFYKDFNQPTDEALFAALMPELINGLDASFLPADVVETINKYDQEKLIKKVYRKSVLTDREKLEDLLENGSEKQLIKLRKDPVIELFNKLNFIYEKDIISEVRKINKSIDENMKVYMAGLMEMKKGQAFYPDANLTLRVGYGKVEGYEPTDGVEYKYYTTLTGIMEKDNPAIYDYDVPERLKELYRNSDFGRYEVDGTVPVCFTASNHTTGGNSGSPVVNGNGELIGVNFDRCWEGTMSDIMYDPEVCRNISLDIRYALFIIDKFAGAGYLLDEMEIVD; from the coding sequence ATGATGAAAAAGAGTTTATTGCTATTATTACTTGGTTTAAGTCTGTTTCAGCTTTCGGCAAAAGAAGGAATGTGGATTCCTATTCTGCTGGAGAAATACAACCTGGCAGAAATGCAGGAAATGGGTTTTAAACTTACTGCTGAAGATATTTATGATGTGAACCAGTCGAGCATGAAAGATGCAGTGGTAATTTTTGGTGGCGGATGTACCGGCGAACTGATTTCGGATGAAGGGCTGTTGATTACCAACCACCATTGCGGATATCGGCAGATTCAGTCGCACAGTACGGTGGAACACGATTACCTGACCAACGGTTTTTGGGCCATGAGCCGCGATGAAGAACTGCCAAACGAACGTTTAACAGTGAGTTTTCTGGAATATATGGAAGACGTTACCGATAAAGTAATGGATGGAACAGAAAATATTGAAGGCGAAGAAAAGGACAAAAAGATTAAAGAAAATACCGGCCGGATAATTAAGGAAGCCAAAAAAGAGGGAAAATACACTGCTTCGGTAAAACCGCTTTTTTATGGGAACCAGTATTTCCTGTATGTTTACAAGGTTTATAAAGATGTACGCCTGGTTGGAGCACCACCATCGGCCATCGGAAAATTTGGCGGCGATACTGATAACTGGATGTGGCCACGGCACACCGGCGATTTTTCACTTTTCAGAATTTATGCTGATGAGAACAACGAGCCGGCAGAATATTCGCCTGACAACGTACCATTTAAACCAAAGAAATCATTTCCGGTTTCGATGAAAGGAATTCAGCCCGGCGATTTTACAATGGTCTTTGGTAATCCCGGATCTACCATGCAATACTGGCCACACCAAGCGGTTGATATAACCATGAACCAGCGCGATCCGGACCGCATTATGTTGCGCGATAAAAAACTGGATATTATTGGAAACGATATGAAATCGGATCCGAAAATTCGTATTCAGTATGCTGCAAAATACCAATCGATAAGCAACGCATGGAAAAAATGGCAGGGTGAAATTAAAGGATTAAAACGTTTGGATGCTATTAATAAGAAGCTGGCCTACGAAGAAGAATTCAAAAAGTGGGCACAGCAAAACAATACCTGGGATAACAAATACAAAGAAGTTTTTGTTGCATTTGACGAGCTGTATTCCGACTATGCACACTACATAAAAGCATACGATTATTACCGGGAAATAGTGCTGCGTGGAGTTGAGGTGTTCGGGCAGGCACGCACCCTAAATTCTATCATTAACAATATTGAGAACGGCCAGACTGAAAGAGCGGAAAGCATGCGTTCGGCTATGCTGAAAAGGCTTTCCGGCTTTTATAAAGATTTTAATCAGCCAACCGACGAAGCTTTGTTTGCCGCCTTAATGCCCGAGTTGATAAATGGTCTTGATGCATCGTTTTTACCTGCTGATGTGGTGGAAACAATAAATAAGTACGATCAGGAAAAACTCATTAAAAAGGTTTACCGGAAATCTGTTTTAACCGATCGCGAAAAGCTGGAGGATCTGCTTGAAAACGGATCAGAGAAACAACTGATAAAACTGCGCAAAGACCCTGTTATTGAACTGTTCAACAAACTGAATTTTATTTACGAAAAAGATATTATTTCGGAGGTGCGAAAGATCAACAAATCCATTGATGAAAATATGAAAGTATACATGGCCGGATTGATGGAGATGAAAAAGGGGCAGGCTTTTTATCCTGATGCCAACCTTACCTTGCGTGTAGGCTACGGAAAAGTTGAAGGTTACGAGCCAACTGATGGTGTTGAATACAAGTACTACACAACGCTTACAGGCATTATGGAAAAGGATAATCCCGCGATTTATGATTACGACGTGCCTGAGCGTTTAAAGGAATTATACAGGAATAGTGATTTTGGCAGGTACGAAGTGGATGGCACAGTACCGGTGTGTTTTACGGCCTCTAACCACACCACCGGAGGCAACTCAGGAAGTCCGGTGGTAAACGGTAACGGAGAGCTAATTGGCGTAAATTTCGATCGCTGCTGGGAAGGAACCATGAGCGATATTATGTACGATCCGGAAGTGTGCCGTAATATTTCGCTAGACATCCGATATGCACTTTTCATCATCGATAAATTTGCCGGTGCCGGTTATTTGTTGGATGAAATGGAGATTGTTGACTAG
- a CDS encoding histidine kinase N-terminal 7TM domain-containing protein, whose product MIDFIPSISSIQLITAFTAIGTCILLWKFRKATEVRFLILLEVFVAIWAFSYALEFGTPVLEEKVFYSQMSYLGIAFIPVSYFFFTTAFSQKFRLVNKRNILITLIIPIITLVLVFTNDKHGLIWKNYSLNSSTNILHYQHGIWFWIFDIYTFTLIAWGIFNLISSISTFTRFYQKQIRLLIIASLIPVIANLMYIFNINPVPGFDWTTVSFVVTGLIIAFGIFRYKIFELIPLAREKLLTTMNEGVLVINTNGIIEEVNPALIKIFNLNEKTIIHSNFIKTFKNYPDIIELLKSVDDRFTDFELQNKNQTNYFQIRISALYDQLGKYNGKLMVLSDVSSIRLAKIQLTEKNKQLKEQNQRNEKLIDDLDAYAHTLAHDLKNSLGLIHSSSDIIIEAIQDGDMDTVNEFSKIVKESAAKTISVTNELLKMATAGHENVETVPVEMDEIYQSASNQISDMITEYNAKIEVTGNWINSQAYAPWVEEIWINLLSNAMKYGGVPPVIKVGCELTGNGMVKYWIKDNGDGIPKDQHQKIFRKHTRLQPAKASGHGLGLSIVKRIIEKLGGKVVVESTGKKGEGALFSFKLPVGKV is encoded by the coding sequence ATGATTGACTTTATACCGAGTATCAGCAGTATTCAACTAATAACTGCCTTTACTGCAATCGGAACATGTATCCTCTTATGGAAATTTAGAAAAGCCACCGAGGTACGCTTCCTTATTTTACTGGAAGTTTTTGTTGCTATCTGGGCTTTTAGTTACGCACTGGAATTTGGGACTCCCGTGTTGGAAGAAAAAGTTTTCTATTCGCAAATGTCGTATTTGGGCATCGCGTTTATCCCGGTTTCATACTTCTTTTTTACCACTGCTTTTAGTCAGAAATTTCGTTTGGTAAATAAACGTAATATCCTTATCACGCTTATTATTCCGATAATTACGCTGGTTCTGGTATTTACCAACGACAAACACGGGCTGATATGGAAAAATTACAGTCTAAACAGCAGTACCAACATACTGCATTACCAACATGGTATTTGGTTTTGGATTTTCGATATCTATACGTTTACGCTAATCGCGTGGGGGATTTTTAACCTGATTAGTTCGATTTCGACCTTTACCCGTTTTTACCAAAAACAAATTCGCTTATTAATCATTGCCTCTCTTATTCCGGTAATTGCCAACCTGATGTACATTTTTAATATCAATCCGGTGCCGGGTTTCGATTGGACCACCGTTTCGTTTGTTGTAACAGGATTAATAATTGCGTTTGGTATATTCCGCTATAAAATCTTCGAGCTCATTCCTCTTGCCCGCGAGAAATTACTGACGACCATGAATGAAGGTGTTTTGGTAATAAATACAAATGGAATTATTGAAGAAGTTAATCCGGCACTGATAAAAATTTTTAATCTTAATGAAAAGACTATCATTCACTCAAATTTCATAAAAACATTTAAAAATTATCCGGATATTATTGAGCTTCTTAAGTCGGTTGATGATCGGTTTACCGACTTTGAGCTGCAGAATAAAAACCAAACAAACTACTTCCAGATAAGGATTTCGGCACTTTACGACCAGCTGGGGAAATATAACGGGAAATTGATGGTTTTAAGTGACGTTTCTTCAATTCGCCTGGCAAAAATTCAGCTAACAGAAAAGAACAAACAACTAAAAGAACAGAACCAACGCAATGAAAAACTAATCGATGACCTGGATGCTTATGCACATACCCTGGCGCACGATCTGAAAAATTCTTTGGGACTGATCCACTCATCAAGCGATATTATTATTGAGGCGATACAAGATGGCGATATGGATACTGTTAACGAATTTTCAAAAATAGTAAAGGAATCAGCAGCAAAAACCATTAGTGTCACCAACGAATTATTAAAAATGGCTACTGCTGGTCATGAAAATGTTGAAACAGTACCGGTTGAAATGGACGAAATTTATCAATCGGCATCTAATCAAATTTCGGATATGATTACCGAGTACAATGCAAAAATAGAAGTGACGGGAAACTGGATTAATTCGCAGGCCTATGCACCGTGGGTAGAAGAAATTTGGATAAACCTGTTATCAAATGCCATGAAATACGGAGGAGTTCCACCGGTAATAAAAGTTGGCTGCGAGCTAACCGGAAACGGAATGGTGAAATACTGGATAAAAGACAATGGCGATGGTATCCCCAAAGATCAACACCAAAAGATATTCAGAAAACACACCCGTTTGCAACCCGCCAAAGCAAGCGGTCACGGACTAGGGCTATCAATTGTAAAACGTATTATTGAAAAGCTTGGAGGCAAAGTTGTCGTTGAAAGTACCGGTAAAAAGGGTGAAGGAGCATTGTTCTCTTTTAAGCTTCCTGTCGGTAAAGTATAG
- a CDS encoding glycerate kinase, producing MKKIVIAPDKFKGSLTGIEFCNAVERGIKKHFKNVTIVKLPLADGGDGTVDALQFYIGGELISLEVNDPLMQPIHANYLYAEKEKLAFIEMAEASGIRLLKNEELNPLETSTFGTGELILDAIKRGAKHILLGIGGSSTNDAGMGMARALGFRFFDNENKELKGQGKDLNQLSTINTNLANSELKNIKFEVACDVDNPLFGPNGAAHIYAPQKGASTRMVEELDAGLRNFNDKVEKQFGKNLQNIAGAGAAGGLGAGCVLFLNAHLKSGTELIKSIADFHEQVKNADWIITGEGKLDAQTFSGKVIKGVLDSRTNQKLAVFCGVSELSEQQGKAHQIDFLAEIMQQAIDVDDSIKNAEKYLENAAAQFARHIKSAK from the coding sequence ATGAAGAAGATCGTAATCGCACCCGACAAATTTAAAGGATCGTTAACCGGAATTGAGTTTTGCAATGCCGTTGAACGTGGCATTAAAAAGCACTTCAAAAATGTGACTATCGTTAAGTTGCCGCTTGCCGATGGTGGCGATGGAACGGTTGATGCACTTCAGTTTTATATAGGTGGAGAATTAATTTCCCTGGAGGTTAACGATCCGTTAATGCAACCAATTCATGCCAATTATTTATATGCCGAAAAAGAAAAGCTGGCTTTTATCGAAATGGCCGAAGCATCGGGAATTCGCTTACTGAAAAACGAAGAGTTGAATCCGTTGGAAACCTCAACTTTTGGAACCGGCGAATTAATATTGGATGCCATAAAACGAGGCGCAAAACACATTCTTTTAGGCATTGGCGGAAGCTCAACCAACGATGCCGGAATGGGAATGGCGCGCGCTCTTGGCTTTCGTTTCTTCGATAATGAAAACAAGGAGCTAAAAGGGCAGGGGAAGGATTTAAACCAACTTTCAACTATCAACACTAATTTGGCAAATTCAGAATTAAAGAATATCAAATTTGAAGTGGCCTGCGATGTGGATAATCCCTTATTCGGGCCAAATGGTGCAGCACACATTTATGCACCACAAAAAGGAGCATCAACACGGATGGTAGAAGAATTGGATGCCGGCCTTAGAAATTTTAACGACAAAGTTGAAAAGCAATTTGGAAAGAACCTGCAAAATATTGCAGGAGCAGGTGCTGCCGGTGGACTGGGAGCAGGCTGTGTTTTATTTTTGAATGCGCATTTAAAATCGGGCACAGAACTTATAAAATCAATTGCTGATTTTCATGAGCAGGTAAAAAACGCCGACTGGATTATTACGGGAGAAGGGAAATTAGATGCGCAAACATTTTCAGGAAAAGTAATAAAAGGAGTGCTCGATTCAAGAACCAACCAAAAATTGGCAGTCTTTTGCGGGGTAAGCGAATTGAGTGAACAGCAAGGAAAAGCACACCAAATCGATTTTCTTGCTGAAATAATGCAACAGGCCATTGATGTTGATGATTCCATTAAAAACGCAGAAAAGTACCTTGAGAATGCTGCTGCGCAATTTGCACGGCACATTAAATCGGCTAAATAA
- a CDS encoding Gfo/Idh/MocA family protein — protein MTDRREFIKHSAIATAAVSVVPGILNACASPAEQVNVALIGCRSMGFSNLKSFLREENNVACVALCDVDSNVLDSRAAEVEKMTGTRPLTYNDFRQVLDNKDVQAVIIGAPDHWHAIMMMMALDAGKHVYVEKPMGHSIEECNAMVAAQAKHPELYCQVGMWQRSSKHWFEASEIVKSGLLGDVHLVKAWIYKGYDTPYPVMEDSAAPDYVDYDMWLGPAPKRPFNMNRFHYNFRWWWDYAGGAMTDWGVHLLDFALYAMDADMPESISPGGGIFYHEPGAIETPDIQQALYKYPKHTMIWECGLNPGIGPYQKGHGVAFVGQKGTLVVTRNGYEILPDHSNELKGPFFEAKAQKNYGDGLDEHVQNLLSCIRKGGTLNAPVEIGAKTAIVSEMGNMAYRVGQRINWNNASKTFNETAANDLMGLNYSKNWQLPKV, from the coding sequence ATGACAGATAGAAGAGAATTTATTAAACATTCGGCAATAGCCACAGCTGCAGTTAGCGTGGTGCCGGGAATTTTGAATGCTTGTGCATCACCTGCCGAACAGGTTAATGTGGCGCTTATCGGATGTCGTTCGATGGGATTTAGTAACCTGAAAAGTTTTTTACGAGAAGAAAACAATGTTGCCTGTGTGGCTCTCTGCGATGTTGATAGTAATGTTTTGGATAGTAGAGCTGCAGAGGTAGAAAAGATGACCGGAACCCGGCCGCTTACCTACAATGATTTTAGGCAGGTGTTGGATAACAAAGATGTGCAGGCAGTGATTATAGGAGCACCCGACCACTGGCATGCCATAATGATGATGATGGCTTTGGATGCCGGGAAACACGTATATGTTGAAAAGCCAATGGGCCACAGTATTGAAGAATGTAATGCGATGGTGGCTGCCCAGGCAAAACATCCTGAATTGTATTGTCAGGTGGGAATGTGGCAACGCAGCTCAAAACATTGGTTTGAAGCCTCAGAAATTGTAAAGTCAGGATTGCTGGGCGATGTTCATTTGGTAAAAGCATGGATTTACAAAGGATATGATACGCCTTATCCGGTGATGGAAGATTCAGCCGCACCGGATTATGTAGACTACGATATGTGGTTAGGACCGGCTCCAAAACGTCCGTTTAATATGAACCGTTTTCATTATAATTTCCGTTGGTGGTGGGATTATGCTGGCGGAGCAATGACCGATTGGGGCGTTCACTTACTTGATTTTGCCTTATATGCCATGGATGCCGATATGCCTGAATCGATTTCTCCGGGTGGAGGTATTTTTTATCACGAACCGGGTGCCATTGAAACACCGGATATTCAGCAGGCACTTTATAAATATCCCAAACATACCATGATTTGGGAATGTGGTTTAAACCCGGGGATTGGCCCATACCAAAAAGGACACGGAGTTGCATTTGTTGGTCAAAAAGGGACATTAGTAGTTACACGAAATGGCTATGAAATATTACCCGATCATAGCAACGAATTAAAAGGTCCGTTCTTTGAAGCAAAAGCACAGAAAAATTATGGCGATGGTCTCGATGAACATGTACAAAATCTTCTGTCGTGTATACGAAAAGGTGGCACATTAAATGCTCCCGTAGAAATTGGTGCCAAAACAGCAATCGTGTCTGAGATGGGAAATATGGCCTATCGTGTTGGGCAGCGAATTAACTGGAATAACGCTTCGAAGACTTTTAATGAAACAGCAGCTAACGATCTTATGGGGTTGAATTATAGTAAAAACTGGCAATTACCTAAAGTTTAA